GATGTTGCGCGCGTGGCTCGTGATGCGCGGCCGCTTGTCCATGACACTGCCGTGACCAGCCTCTCCGCCCACCGCCGGGCCCGTCCATCCGTCACGACACCCATGTCTTCACCGTACGGGTGGATGGCAGCATGGCGGCTTTGGGCACTCGTTCCAGACGCCACAGGAACGACCGTCCCAGACGTCTTGGGGACGGCCGTTCCAGACGTCACGTGGACGACCGGCGAACGGCCGGCGACGACCAGCAAGGGGAAGAAACGTGCCTGCTCCACGCCTCCGGACAACACCGCTGCCAGGTATCGGAGTCCAGTACGACCTCGTGACGCGGGAGCAGCGCCATCTGTCCGTGGTCGCCCACCGCGACGGCGCCCGTACGGTCAATCTGTACCGGGCCGACGACCCCGACTCCTGCGCCCAGTCGCTGCGGCTGACCGGCGCCGAGGCGGGCTCGCTGATCGACGCGCTGATGCCCTCCCATCACAGCGCGAGCCTGCTCTACACCACGGACCTGGGGCTGGTGGCCGAGCGCGTCGAGGTGGCGGCCACCTCGCGCTGGAACGGTCGGCTGCTGGGCGACACCCGGATGCGCACGGAGACCGGCTCATCGATCGTCGCTGTGCTGCGGCGGGCCGAGGCGATCCCGTCCCCGGCGCCGGACTTCCGTCTCGCGGGCGGCGACACCCTCATCGTCATCGGCACCCGCGAGGGTGTGGACGCGGCCGCGGCCATACTCGGGCGGGAGTGATCGAGTGCACTCCGCAGTCCTGCTGATCGAGTTCGGTTCCATCATCCTGGGTCTCGGCCTGCTCGGCCGGTTCGCCGCCCGTTTCCGGTTCTCGCCGATCCCGCTCTATCTGCTGTCCGGTCTGGCCTTCGGCGAGGGCGGGTTGCTGCCGCTCGGCGCGAGCGAGGAGTTCGTGGCCACCGGCGCCGAGATCGGCGTCATCCTGTTGCTGCTGATGCTCGGCCTGGAGTACACGGCGAGCGATCTGGTCTCCAACCTCAAGGCCCACTACCCGGCCGGTCTCGTCGACTGCGCCCTCAACGCCCTGCCGGGCGCGGCCGCCGCGCTGTTGCTGGGCTGGGGGCCGGTGGCGGCCGTGGTGCTGGCGGGCGTCACCTGGATCTCGTCGTCCGGGGTGATCGCCAAGGTGCTGGGCGATCTTGGCCGGGTCGGCAACCGGGAGACCCCGGTGATCCTCAGCGTGCTGGTCCTCGAGGACCTGGCCATGGCGGTCTACCTGCCCATCGTGACCGCCCTGGTGGCCGGGGTCGGGCTGGCCGCCGGCAGTGTGACGCTGGCGATCGCGCTGGGTGTTGCGGGGCTCGTCCTGTTCGCGGCGGTGCGCTACGGCCGCGTCATCTCCCGGTTCGTGTCGAGCGACGACCCGGAGAAGCTGCTCCTGGTCGTGCTGGGGCTGACGATCCTGGTCGCCGGTGTGGCACAGCAGCTCCAGGTGTCGGCGGCAGTGGGTGCGTTCCTCGTGGGCATCGCGCTGTCGGGTGAGGTCGCCGAGGGCGCGCACACCCTGCTGAGTCCGCTGCGGGACCTCTTCGCCGCTGTCTTCTTCGTCTTCTTCGGCCTTCACACGGACCCGGCGAGCATCCCTCCGGTCCTGCTGCCCGCCCTCGCGCTGGCGGTCGTCACCGCGGCGACGAAGATCGCCACCGGCTACTGGGCGGCCCGGCGGGCCGGGATCTCGCTCAAGGGGCGCTGGCGCGCGGGCGGTGCGCTGGTGGCCCGCGGGGAGTTCTCGATCGTCATTGCGGGACTGGCGGTCACCGCCGGGATCGAGCCGTCGCTCGGACCGCTGGCCACCGCGTACGTCCTGATCCTGGTCGTCCTGGGCCCGCTCACCGCCCGCTACACGGAGCCGGTGGCGACTTGGTGGGCGCGGCGCAGGACGCCCCAGGAACCCGGCACGGCCGACGCCTCCGGAGTGACGGGAGCCCCCGGCCCGGCGGAACAGCAGTCCGAGGCCAGGCCGCCGGCACCGGTGCGCGACTGAGCAGCGGCGGGGGTCTGTTCGTACGCGCGGCCCCTGCGGACCCGGCGCCGGAACGCTCATGGCACCACCGGTGCGGAGGGCGGCGGGTACGGCCATGTCCGTCGAGGGCGGGGCCGGTGCACGAGGGGGCCTGGGCGGTAAGGCTCGGCGGTCGATTCGGTGCCTTTCCGGTGGCGTACGTCACACCGCAGGGTGCCGGGTTCCTGGAGTACTGACGCGACAGTCATGGCATGCTCATGGCTTGTTACCGGCCAGTAGGAATCAACCGTCAGGCCGGCCCCCCTCCTCCCACCCCCACCTCCAGGACTGACCTTGCGCAGACGCACGAGGCACCTCCGTGCCCTCATGCCCGCCTTAGCCGCATCCGCCCTCCTCCTCGCCGCGGGCTGTTCCTCCCCCTCCTCACAGGCGGAGCCCTCTTCCGCCGCCGGCACCAAGGCGGGTGCGGAAACCGCCACCTCCGCGGCCGACCGCACGCTGACCGTGGCCGCCGCTCCCCCGGGCAGCACCGCGACCGCCGCCGCCCGTGCCGGCGCCTCCGACGGGAAGGCCCATCGGACGAAGCTCAGCGTCAGCTCGTACGACAGCCGGACCCGACGGGCCGTCATCTCAGCCGGCGTTCCGTCCGACGGCTCTCATGGCTCCGACGACTCCAGCGACGACACGGGCGGAACGGGTTCCGACTCCCCGTCCTCCACACCCTCCTCGTCGGGCTCCGACTCGGCCCCGCCCGCGCCGAGCGCGTCGCGGGCGCCGCACCGGACCGCCGTCGGCGACGTCATCGCCAGCGCCCCCGCGCCCGGTGCGCCTGACGGGCTGCTCGCCGAGGTCACGAAGGTGATCGGCGAGACCGCCGAGGGCACCGAGGTGCAGACCGCGCCGGCCCGGCTCAACGACCTCCTCGGGGACGACACCGCGAAGGGCAGCGTGCCGGTCGACCCGGCCGCGTTCGACATCGACAAACTGCTGCCCCACGTCGACGTCTCCTGGTCGAAGACGACCGATACGCACGTGGGCCCGGAAGGAGCGACCGTTCCGCTCGGCAGCCTGCGCCTCGATGTGCGAGCCGACCTGCCGACCGTCAAGAACGCCTCCGGGTCGGCGGCCGCCTCCGCCTCCGTCTCCGGCTTCGTGCAGGTAGCTCCGCAGGTGGACTTCCGATACGGGGGCGAGGGCGCCGGCGCCGCACCGGCCTCGGCATACCTGGGAGTGTCCGGCGACTGGACCTCCGGCTGGTCGCTCAAGGGCCGCGCGGGCGCCTCCGCCACCCCGGTACGGATCCCCTTCGCCACCCTGCACGCCGACCCGGTCCTCCAGGTCGGCCCGGTGCCCGTCGTGGTCAACCTGGACCTGACCTGC
This Streptomyces sp. NBC_00377 DNA region includes the following protein-coding sequences:
- a CDS encoding cation:proton antiporter regulatory subunit, producing MPAPRLRTTPLPGIGVQYDLVTREQRHLSVVAHRDGARTVNLYRADDPDSCAQSLRLTGAEAGSLIDALMPSHHSASLLYTTDLGLVAERVEVAATSRWNGRLLGDTRMRTETGSSIVAVLRRAEAIPSPAPDFRLAGGDTLIVIGTREGVDAAAAILGRE
- a CDS encoding cation:proton antiporter, encoding MHSAVLLIEFGSIILGLGLLGRFAARFRFSPIPLYLLSGLAFGEGGLLPLGASEEFVATGAEIGVILLLLMLGLEYTASDLVSNLKAHYPAGLVDCALNALPGAAAALLLGWGPVAAVVLAGVTWISSSGVIAKVLGDLGRVGNRETPVILSVLVLEDLAMAVYLPIVTALVAGVGLAAGSVTLAIALGVAGLVLFAAVRYGRVISRFVSSDDPEKLLLVVLGLTILVAGVAQQLQVSAAVGAFLVGIALSGEVAEGAHTLLSPLRDLFAAVFFVFFGLHTDPASIPPVLLPALALAVVTAATKIATGYWAARRAGISLKGRWRAGGALVARGEFSIVIAGLAVTAGIEPSLGPLATAYVLILVVLGPLTARYTEPVATWWARRRTPQEPGTADASGVTGAPGPAEQQSEARPPAPVRD